Genomic DNA from bacterium:
GCCGAGCCGATTCTGCATACGGGCTCAGCCCATCTTCCAGGGACGGTTGCCGAAGCGATCCAGCGAGACCACTTCGCCTACGGGCCTGCGCGTGGTTGGGCCGTAGCGGCCGAGTGGCCAGCCCAGCGGGATCACCACGCAAGGCGTGAAGCCGAAGGGTAGGCCCAGGATTTGTCGCGCCGCGAAGTTGCTCCAGAGCGGCATGGTATTGATGTTCGCCCCGAGGCCGGCAGCTCTGGCTGCGAGCAGCAGATTCTGGACCGCCGGAAAGATCGAGCCGTAGGTGCTGGCAGCGACCACCGGTGGAAACGCGAAGCGGTTTCCCCGAAAGCATGCGACGACGTAAACGGGGACCTCTTCGAAGTGGTCGACGCCCCACTCGGTCGCTCGATACAGCTTTTGCGCCCTCGGGTCGGCCTTCGACTTCCAGTTTGCAAACGAGCGATAGAGTCTCCACATCATCCGGTTCTGGCGGCCGAGCTTCCGCTTGATCTCCTTGTCCTTCACGATGATGAACTCCCAGCCCTGCTCGTTCTGCGCAGTTGGCCCCTTCAGTGCCAGCTCGATCAGCTTCAGCACCAGGGCATCATCCACGGGGTCTGGTTTGATCCGGCGAATGGCGCGCTGGGTTGTCATAGCCTCGGCCAAGGGCATCTGAAAGGCGTCGTAGTCACTCACTGTCAGGCTCTCCTGGGCTTGGTGCGTTGACCGAGCACGCGAATCGAAGTGTGCAGATCCGCAGGTCAAAACGTGAGATCCCCCACCCAATCGAGCTGGTGAGGATAGGAGTTCCAAGAGGGGATCCATGTCCGATAAGGGATACCTTGACAAGTGCAAGTGTAGTACCCAAGTAGAAATGTCCGGTTTCTCCAAAGTAGAAATGTCCGCTTTTTCCAGTCGCCCGGGGTACCCCCGCGGGCATGGAGACAGTGAGCATGAGCTACGAGGAACTGGATCGCGTGGGCGTGATTGAGCGCG
This window encodes:
- a CDS encoding nitroreductase family protein translates to MPLAEAMTTQRAIRRIKPDPVDDALVLKLIELALKGPTAQNEQGWEFIIVKDKEIKRKLGRQNRMMWRLYRSFANWKSKADPRAQKLYRATEWGVDHFEEVPVYVVACFRGNRFAFPPVVAASTYGSIFPAVQNLLLAARAAGLGANINTMPLWSNFAARQILGLPFGFTPCVVIPLGWPLGRYGPTTRRPVGEVVSLDRFGNRPWKMG